In Myxococcales bacterium, the genomic stretch AAGAACACCACCGCGAAACTCATGAGCGGCGAAGGTGAATCCCTCAAGGTTTCCGAGTTTCCTGAAGACGGAACATGGCCGGTTTCGACGACGCAGTACGAGAAGAGAAATATAGCGGTCAATATCCCGGTGTGGGACAAAGATGCCTGCGTTCAGTGCGGAAAATGCGTCATGGTATGTCCGCATGCAGCGATACGCTCCAAGATATATCCGAAGGACATCCTCAAGAATGCTCCGGCAAACTTCAAGAGCTCGGATCCAAAGCCTGCCAAGGGGCTCGAGGGATACGCTTACACGCTTCAGGTCGCGGCAGAGGATTGCACCGGGTGTGCTACCTGTGTGGTGAACTGTCCCGCGAAGGAAAAAGGGGCCATAAAGATGGAGCCTCAACTCCCCTTGAGGGATCAGGAAAGAGAGAACTACGATTTCTTTTTGAACATACCGGATCCTAACCCTGAGCTCTACAATCCTTCTGTGATGAAGGGAATTCAGTACGTGAAGCCGCTATTCGAATATTCGGGTGCTTGCGCCGGATGCGGAGAGACGGCCTACGTGAAGATGCTCTCTCAGCTCTTCGGCGACAGGGCGATAATAGCGAATGCCACAGGATGTTCGTCCATCTACGGCGGCAACCTTCCTACGACTCCATACTGCCAGAGGGCGGACGGCCGTGGACCGGCGTGGACGAACTCGCTTTTCGAAGACAACGCCGAGGTCGCATACGGAATGAGGCTTTCTGTCGATAAGCAGTTTCAGTATGCGATGGAGTTGGCCGATAACATCATCTCCAACGGCGGATGTTCACAGGAGGTTAAAAATATCCTGACGGAGATCAGGTCCGCGGATCAGTCTAGTCATCTTGCGATTGAGAAACAGCGCTCCCGCGTCATCGAGCTGAAGAAGCACCTTGCCAAATGCAACTGCAAGGAATGCATCAACCTGCTTCACGTCGCCGACAACTTCATCAAGAAATCGGTATGGGCGCTAGGTGGTGATGGCTGGGCGTACGACATCGGCTACGGCGGGTTGGATCATGTCCTTGCTTGCGGAAGAAACGTGAATATCCTCGTTCTCGACACAGAGGTCTATTCGAATACGGGCGGGCAGGCTTCCAAGGCGACGCCGATCGGCGCTGTGGCGAAATTCGCCGCAGGAGGAAAACCCCTCGGGAAGAAGGACCTCGGCCTGATGTCCATGTCGTACGGCTACATCTACGTTGCGACGGTGGCGCTTGGTGCGGATCCGTCACAGGCCATGAAGGCCTTTATCGAGGCCGAGAGCTATGATGGTCCATCGATAATAATAGCTTATTCGCATTGCATCGCTCACGGGATCGATATGTCCAAAGGTCTCGAGGAACAGAAGAAGGCCGTAAATAGCGGTCACTTCCCGCTCTACAGGTTCGATCCCAGAAAGGCTCTGGACGGCCAGAATCCTCTTACAGTTGACAGCAAGCCTCCTTCAATTTCCATAGAGGAGTACGTGAAGGGCGAGAACCGTTACCGCATCCTCGAGAAGTCCAGGCCTGAGGAGGCGAGGAGGCTCATCGCCAAGGCGCAGAGTTTGGCGAATAGAAAATACAATCTCTACAGGCAGATTTCAGAGATGAAGTGTGAAAAATAGGAAGTTAATGAGATAAAAAAGAAGGGCGGCTGCTTCACGCGGCCGCCCTTTTTATAAGATCAAAAAAGTCAGTTTTTCAAACCCTTCAGAACTTCTTTGGATATCGCCTTGAAGGCATCGAAAACCCCGCTTCCTTCTGTAGCGATAGTCGAAAATTCCTGGAACCCGGACTGGTTTAAATAGTCGCTCAAATCTTTTATGGGTACGGCGTTTTTGAGATCCCTCTTGTTATACTGATATACGCACGGAATCTCTCCCCACTTGTGATTCTCCCCGGAGAGTATCTCCTTGAGGTCGGCCAGCGCTTCCAGGTTGCCTTCCATCATCTCTAGCTGCGAGTCGGCCATGAATAGCAGTCCGTCGACGCCCTTCGATATGAGGGCGCGGCTCTGCTTGTATCCGACATCTCCCGGAACGGTGTAGAGATGCAGCCTTATCGTGTAGTCGCCAACCTTGCCAAGGTTTACGGGGACAAAATCGAAAAAGAGAGTTCTGTTGTCTTCGTGGGCAAGCGATATCATCTCTCCCTTTGCCCCTTTTTTTACCTCTTCGTAAATATGGCGGAGGCTCGTCGATTTTCCGCATCGAGGCGGACCGTAGTATACGATCTTGCAGTTTATCTCTTTTGTCTTGTCGTTGATGAAGGACATGATTCCTCCCTATTCTTTATGCTTGCGGCACCTTCTGCCAGTCTTTTAAAAACTTATCGACTCCTGCATCGGTAAGAGCGTGCTTCATGAGCTGCGATATCACCTTCAGCGGTATTGTGCAGATATCGGCGCCTATCATCGCTGACTGGCTTACGTGAATTGGATTTCTGATGCTGGCGACGATGATCTCGGTCGAGAAGTTGTAATTATCGTAGATATTGACCACATCGCTTATGAGCGACATCCCCTCCTGGGATATGTCGTCGAGCCTTCCTACGAAGGGGCTGACGTACGTAGCGCCGGCCTTGGCTACGAGCAGCGCCTGGTTTGGTGAAAAGCACAAGGTGGCGTTGGTCTTTATCCCCATGTCGGAAAGGGCCTTTATCGCCTTGAGCCCTTCCACCGTTGAAGGAATTTTACACACGACATTTTTCGCTATATCCGCCAGTTTTTTCCCTTCTTCTATCATTCCCTTGGCGTCAAGGGCGGTAGTCTCCAAACTTACGGGGCGGTCGGTGATCTCATGCAGTATTTCCTTTATGACGCTCTTGAAGTCTTTCCCAGTCTGCGAGATCAGGGAGGGGTTTGTAGTGACGCCATCCAGGACTCCCATGGCATTAGCTTCCTTGATCTCTTCGATCTTGGCGGTGTCGATGAATATCTTCATACATTCACTCCTTGTTATGGGGTTGGCGCATCATTTATTTTTACATTCCTCAGAGCAGAAAAGCGCGCCGCCTTTGTTTGTGGCCTCGACGGCTACGACGAATGTTCCGCATCTTGCGCAGGGAACCATTTCCCCGCCCACAGATCGGCTCTGACGAGCGGTGTGCCCGCGTTTGAATTGCCTGTTCCTGGAGAAATATCTGTAGGCGAAGTATATGAGAAGCGCTGTGAGCAGCAACCTAGCCATTCTCTTTCAACCCTTTCATCAGCTCCGCGATCGTTTTTTTTAACGCGGGATGAATCTCAGCCGATGCTATATCACACAGCGGGAGCAGCACAAACATTCTTTTATGCAGCTCAGGGTGTGGAATTTGCAGGTTTTTTTCAGCCATGATGAGGTCGCCGAAGATCAGGATATCGAGATCGATGCTCCTGGGCTCGCCGCTTACCCTAGGATATTTTCTTCCGAGCTGTGACTCAGTTTCCATCAGAAAAAGCAGGAGCTGATGCGGGGATAGCGAAGTTTCAATTTTTATCGCAGCGTTGATGTAATCCGGCTGTGGAGGTAGTCCGGGTTTTATTAGGGCCCTGGTTTCATATCTCCTGGAAGTTGAGATGATCTCTATCTGTTTGTTGCTGCTGATCAGGTCGATGGCAGCGTCTATGTTGGCGTTGCGATCTCCAAGGTTGGATCCCAATCCGATGTAAACTTCTTGGAAAATTTTTCCTGTATTTTTCATCTAAGTAACCTCCGAAAAATCAGCAAGTTCAAGGCACCTCTAAAAACTATGCGCTTGTCATCCCCGCAACGACCGTGACTGGGAAAAACAGAAGCTAGAAGCGAGAGGCTAGAAGCTAGAAAAATCTCGCCTGTAAAAATATTGCTTCTCACTTCTAGATTCTAGCTTCTTGATGTTTTGGTCGATGGTTAATTGTCCATGGTCGAAGTTATTGTTGCAGCCAGCTTTTCAGGGGGTACTTAAATAATACGTCCTGCATCGTATAGAGGCCGGCTTTTCTTCCGACTATCCATTTCGCCGCTGCCACGGCTCCGCGCGCGAAAAGGTCCCTGCTCTTAGCGTGGTGGAAAAATGTCAAGGTTTCTTCCTCGCCTTCGAAGGCTATTTTATGATCTCCAGCGACTTCACCTTTCCTGTGTGAAACTATACCTATCTCGCCGTTGAAATTTTTTGCAGCGGATTTTTTCATCATCAGAGCCGTTCCGCTGGGGCTGTCTTTTTTATGTACGTGGTGTGTTTCCTCTATTGAAATCGAGTAGGAATTGCCAAGGGCAGCTGTGGTCTCTTCGATTATTTTCAGAAGAAGGTTGACTCCGATGCTCATGTTGGAGGATTTCAGCAGGGCTATCTTTGAAGCCGCTCTGGTTATCTCAGCCTCCTGATCGGATGAAAATCCGGTCGTTCCCAAAACGAAGGGTTTCCTCTTTGCTGCGGCTTCTCCGATGTGCTCTATGGCTCCGGATGGAGAGCTGAAGTCTATTACTACGTCGATATCATCGAACGCTCCGGCAACGGCGTCTTCGGCGTCGATCCGGGAGAGTATTTTCATATCCGGATCCTGAGAGAGGAAAAATTCTATTCTGCCGCCCATCCTTCCTTTATAGCCACAGAGCGCTATTTTTATCATGATGCCCTCAAGTGAATTTTAGAGAAATTTACAGCTCAGATCATTTTGAATTCGGAGAGCACCGATTCGAGCTCTCTTTTTTTATTATCATCCATCGGTGTGAGCGGAAGGCGGAATTCCTCCCTGCATTTTTTCATAACGGACAGAGCTGTCTTTACCGGTATAGGGTTGGTTACCATGAATAGCGCAGAATTTAATTTCTGAATATGCGATTGCAGCGCCTCAGCTTCATCTACCTTTCCCGAGTTGAAGAGATCCCACACCTTTGAAACAAGTTCAGGGGCTATGTTGGCTGTCACCGATATGCAGCCATCCGCCCCGGCCCTGTACATCTCCAGGTTCATGGCATCTTCGCCGCAGTAGAGGGTGAAGTCGGGGGGCCTCGTATTCATTATAGTCTGCGCCTGCGAAAGATCGCCTGAGGATTCCTTGATTCCTACGATGCTGTCGGCTGCCGCCAGACGAAGGGTTGTATCCGGAAGCATGTTGACCGCCGTGCGCGATGGAACGTTGTAGAGTATCATCGGCAGCGGGACCGCCTCGGCTATCGCCATGAAATGTTCGAACAGACCCTGCTGTGTCGGCTTGTTGTAATACGGCGTTACTTGAAGCATCGCATCTGCGCCACATTCGGCGGCAAGCCTTGCGAGCCTGATCGCTTTTTCGGTGGAATTGCTCCCGGCTCCTGCTATGACAGGAACTCTTCCGGCGGATTCTTCGACGCACAGGCGTATAGCGGTTTTCTTCTCGTTTTCCTCGATCGTGATCCCTTCGCCTGTCGAGCCAAGCACCACGATTCCGTCTATTCCAGAAGCGATCTGCCATGAGACGAGCTCGCGCATGGCGGACTCATCGATCTTCCCGTTTCTAAAGGGTGTGACTATAGCCGTCATCGCGCCGCAGAATTTCGGATCTTTTTTCAGGACTGTTTTCTTCATCAGATGGCTATCTCGCCCTTGAATACGATTTCCGCCGGGCCTTTCATATATATGTGATTGTCCTTGGTGCTCCACTCGATTTCCAGTTTGCCTCCGGGCAGGACGACCGTGACTTTGCGGTCAGTGAATCCGTTCAAAACCGATGCTACGGCGGATGCACAAGCGGCTGTTCCGCAGCCGAGGGTTTCTCCCGCGCCGCGTTCCCAGACCCTGAGCTGAAGCTCCTTTTTGCTGACGACGTTCACGAAGCTGATATTGGCCTTTTTCGGGA encodes the following:
- a CDS encoding gliding-motility protein MglA; the protein is MSFINDKTKEINCKIVYYGPPRCGKSTSLRHIYEEVKKGAKGEMISLAHEDNRTLFFDFVPVNLGKVGDYTIRLHLYTVPGDVGYKQSRALISKGVDGLLFMADSQLEMMEGNLEALADLKEILSGENHKWGEIPCVYQYNKRDLKNAVPIKDLSDYLNQSGFQEFSTIATEGSGVFDAFKAISKEVLKGLKN
- the fsa gene encoding fructose-6-phosphate aldolase — protein: MKIFIDTAKIEEIKEANAMGVLDGVTTNPSLISQTGKDFKSVIKEILHEITDRPVSLETTALDAKGMIEEGKKLADIAKNVVCKIPSTVEGLKAIKALSDMGIKTNATLCFSPNQALLVAKAGATYVSPFVGRLDDISQEGMSLISDVVNIYDNYNFSTEIIVASIRNPIHVSQSAMIGADICTIPLKVISQLMKHALTDAGVDKFLKDWQKVPQA
- the folK gene encoding 2-amino-4-hydroxy-6-hydroxymethyldihydropteridine diphosphokinase, with translation MKNTGKIFQEVYIGLGSNLGDRNANIDAAIDLISSNKQIEIISTSRRYETRALIKPGLPPQPDYINAAIKIETSLSPHQLLLFLMETESQLGRKYPRVSGEPRSIDLDILIFGDLIMAEKNLQIPHPELHKRMFVLLPLCDIASAEIHPALKKTIAELMKGLKENG
- a CDS encoding 4-hydroxy-tetrahydrodipicolinate reductase produces the protein MIKIALCGYKGRMGGRIEFFLSQDPDMKILSRIDAEDAVAGAFDDIDVVIDFSSPSGAIEHIGEAAAKRKPFVLGTTGFSSDQEAEITRAASKIALLKSSNMSIGVNLLLKIIEETTAALGNSYSISIEETHHVHKKDSPSGTALMMKKSAAKNFNGEIGIVSHRKGEVAGDHKIAFEGEEETLTFFHHAKSRDLFARGAVAAAKWIVGRKAGLYTMQDVLFKYPLKSWLQQ
- a CDS encoding 4-hydroxy-tetrahydrodipicolinate synthase, whose protein sequence is MKKTVLKKDPKFCGAMTAIVTPFRNGKIDESAMRELVSWQIASGIDGIVVLGSTGEGITIEENEKKTAIRLCVEESAGRVPVIAGAGSNSTEKAIRLARLAAECGADAMLQVTPYYNKPTQQGLFEHFMAIAEAVPLPMILYNVPSRTAVNMLPDTTLRLAAADSIVGIKESSGDLSQAQTIMNTRPPDFTLYCGEDAMNLEMYRAGADGCISVTANIAPELVSKVWDLFNSGKVDEAEALQSHIQKLNSALFMVTNPIPVKTALSVMKKCREEFRLPLTPMDDNKKRELESVLSEFKMI